The Patescibacteria group bacterium genome window below encodes:
- a CDS encoding T9SS type A sorting domain-containing protein, whose amino-acid sequence MKKLTINLFLGLFFLAQIQNLPAQQWQTVSIPNYSGPLICGDFVNDLTGYVAQRKMWKTTDGGYTWNHIFDFPYSNNAITGMKFFNENFGVISGLSGKIMKTTDGGNSWIDISTQSNIHALFEVHFFSEENFALTGHGLASTTNGGVTWDKVYSTGSQTWFRGAAFDGNNIIAGLSHDFSYIKSNNGGTTWNTGSVMLDNKKIIEPYAIKIPDYTLLVGVISGSPYTLVSAKTSNNGQTWITKDFGLSVWGVGRVIYYNQVIYLTTSISERAVIMRSTDYGEIWSEFLEFPSNWSVANLLINNQKIYLVRSDGLISFTDINVGIQTTSTEVPDGFQISQNYPNPFNPETKINFQIPKGDFVSLKVFDITGKEVATLVNQNLEAGSYEYSFNASNLTSGVYFYTIQAGQFTETKRMVLVK is encoded by the coding sequence TTGAAAAAACTAACAATAAATTTATTTTTAGGGCTATTCTTTTTAGCCCAAATTCAAAATTTGCCTGCTCAACAATGGCAGACAGTATCAATTCCTAACTATTCCGGCCCGCTTATTTGCGGAGATTTTGTTAACGATTTAACGGGATATGTTGCGCAAAGAAAGATGTGGAAAACCACTGATGGAGGTTATACCTGGAATCATATCTTTGATTTTCCTTATTCCAATAATGCTATAACCGGAATGAAGTTCTTTAACGAAAATTTCGGAGTAATTTCCGGACTTTCTGGAAAAATAATGAAAACTACTGACGGAGGAAATTCTTGGATTGATATTTCCACTCAATCAAATATTCATGCTCTCTTTGAGGTTCATTTTTTTTCAGAAGAGAATTTCGCTCTAACGGGTCATGGTCTCGCGTCAACTACCAATGGAGGAGTTACTTGGGATAAAGTTTATTCTACAGGTAGTCAAACGTGGTTTAGGGGGGCTGCTTTTGATGGTAATAATATTATTGCAGGGCTGAGCCATGATTTTTCTTATATTAAGAGTAATAATGGTGGAACAACTTGGAATACAGGATCTGTTATGTTGGACAATAAAAAGATAATTGAACCCTACGCTATTAAGATCCCTGACTACACTCTTTTAGTTGGAGTTATTTCTGGTAGTCCATATACATTAGTTTCAGCTAAAACTAGTAATAACGGACAAACATGGATTACTAAAGATTTCGGTCTATCTGTTTGGGGAGTCGGTAGAGTTATTTATTATAATCAAGTTATTTATCTTACTACTAGTATTAGTGAAAGAGCGGTGATTATGAGATCAACTGACTATGGAGAAATTTGGAGCGAGTTTCTAGAGTTTCCATCTAATTGGTCTGTCGCTAATCTTTTAATAAATAATCAAAAGATTTATCTAGTGAGGTCTGACGGCTTAATATCTTTCACAGATATTAACGTCGGAATCCAAACCACCTCAACCGAGGTGCCGGATGGATTCCAAATCTCACAAAATTACCCCAATCCATTTAATCCGGAAACAAAAATAAACTTTCAGATACCAAAAGGAGACTTTGTTTCTCTAAAGGTATTTGATATTACCGGAAAAGAAGTCGCAACACTTGTTAATCAAAATCTTGAAGCAGGAAGCTATGAGTATAGCTTCAATGCTTCAAACTTAACAAGCGGTGTTTACTTCTACACAATACAGGCAGGTCAATTCACTGAGACCAAGAGAATGGTTCTCGTGAAATAA